Proteins encoded by one window of bacterium:
- the yidD gene encoding membrane protein insertion efficiency factor YidD, whose amino-acid sequence MLIAPFVGVIWLYRRFISPLFPPTCRFEPTCSEYAVLALRKYGLLKGLGKAIWRVLRCNPWGGSGYDPP is encoded by the coding sequence GTGCTCATCGCGCCTTTCGTCGGGGTGATTTGGCTCTACCGGCGTTTCATCTCGCCGCTCTTCCCACCCACGTGCCGCTTCGAACCCACCTGCAGCGAGTACGCCGTGCTGGCACTGAGGAAATACGGACTGTTGAAGGGGCTGGGGAAGGCGATCTGGCGGGTGCTGCGGTGCAACCCGTGGGGGGGATCGGGCTACGACCCGCCGTGA
- the prfA gene encoding peptide chain release factor 1, whose amino-acid sequence MLEKLDRLMARYDELSKELADPHVYSDRRRAAQLGREQAQLQPIADLYPRYSDLVRQIADDEGVISADEDPELVELAETELDGLREELAELEERIKILLLPKDEAEERKAIVEIRAGTGGDEASLFAGDLFRLYSRYAERRGWKIEVMDSNPTEVGGYREITFAVEGKGAYGRLKFEGGVHRVQRVPVTESAGRIHTSAVSVAVLPEAEVVEVNIKPEDLRVDVFRSSGPGGQSVNTTDSAVRLTHLPTGLTVSCQDEKSQHKNKAKALRVLAARLYDLQRREADAERDAERRLMVGTGDRSERIRTYNFPQNRLTDHRVGLTLYSLDRVMEGELEGVIEALVIHDREERLAKSGA is encoded by the coding sequence ATGCTCGAAAAACTCGACAGGCTCATGGCGCGCTACGACGAGCTCTCCAAAGAGCTCGCCGACCCGCACGTGTACTCCGACCGCCGCCGGGCGGCCCAACTCGGCCGCGAGCAGGCCCAGCTACAGCCCATCGCCGACCTATACCCCCGCTACAGCGACCTCGTCCGGCAGATTGCCGATGACGAGGGCGTCATCTCCGCCGACGAGGATCCCGAGCTGGTGGAGCTGGCCGAAACGGAGCTCGACGGGCTGCGGGAAGAGCTGGCGGAGCTGGAGGAGAGGATCAAGATCCTCCTCCTGCCCAAGGACGAGGCGGAGGAGCGCAAGGCCATCGTGGAAATCCGCGCCGGGACCGGCGGCGACGAGGCCTCCCTCTTCGCCGGCGACCTCTTCCGCCTGTACTCCCGCTACGCCGAGCGCCGGGGCTGGAAGATTGAAGTCATGGACTCCAACCCCACCGAGGTCGGCGGCTACCGCGAAATAACCTTCGCCGTGGAGGGCAAGGGGGCCTACGGACGGCTGAAGTTCGAGGGCGGCGTCCACCGCGTCCAGCGGGTGCCGGTCACCGAATCGGCGGGGCGCATCCACACCTCGGCCGTCTCCGTGGCCGTCCTGCCCGAGGCCGAGGTGGTCGAGGTCAACATCAAGCCCGAGGACCTGCGGGTGGACGTCTTCCGCTCCTCGGGGCCGGGGGGGCAGTCGGTCAACACCACCGACTCCGCCGTGCGCCTCACCCACCTGCCCACGGGGCTCACGGTGAGCTGCCAGGACGAGAAATCTCAGCACAAGAACAAGGCCAAGGCGCTACGGGTGTTGGCGGCGCGGCTCTACGACCTCCAGCGCCGGGAGGCCGACGCCGAGCGCGACGCCGAGAGACGCCTCATGGTCGGTACCGGAGATAGGAGCGAGCGCATCCGCACCTACAACTTTCCCCAGAACCGGCTCACCGACCACCGCGTGGGCCTCACGCTCTATTCCCTGGACCGGGTGATGGAGGGGGAGCTGGAGGGGGTCATCGAGGCGCTCGTCATCCACGACCGGGAGGAGCGCCTGGCGAAGTCGGGCGCGTGA
- a CDS encoding protein kinase has protein sequence MYCFHCGSRVDENADFCHNCGQPIAQVQIQTSPMEKLDADGIPEYIGKYKIRRRIGIGGMGIVYEAYDENLKRNVAVKVLPSRLSQRPGYAERFLAEAHRAAELEHPNIVMIHDVGTDAGRSYFVMNLLAGESLEHLIAKSAVSTKDGLQYVIQLVRALGFAHSRGVVHCDVKPGNVLIGSDGHVTLLDFGIAKTAAIQENTAIGTPEYMSPEQCQGHNVDARSDIYSMGILMYKLFTRRLPFTADKKIAVAFKQINEPPIPPRMLNSDIPEWLEKIMLKCLEKNPEDRYQTTSELANEMDAGLRVIYAEEKDRRLRGEKEVLGPGEKWRYRKRLVVGIFLGALGLGALVWGTIATINWFELQNNEGDENQIIAGSEYTVAENEVIINIISRPTEATVFINDRRFGNTPLKTRLQRGRSYTLRFEKYEYNTLETEFTPGEGDIVSFEVELNVSTYGWLNLVGPEGADVWIDDIYIGKLPKGRLQLLSGEHKLKVATQGGLISREFYVPKDRVVTIIAGADSTSKPPAEVGELMDIEQAEDILMGGGGD, from the coding sequence ATGTACTGCTTCCACTGCGGCTCCCGGGTGGACGAGAACGCGGACTTCTGCCACAACTGCGGCCAGCCCATCGCGCAGGTGCAGATCCAGACGTCGCCCATGGAGAAGCTCGACGCCGACGGAATCCCCGAGTACATCGGCAAGTACAAAATCCGCCGGCGGATCGGCATCGGCGGGATGGGCATCGTCTACGAGGCCTACGACGAGAACCTGAAGCGCAACGTGGCCGTCAAGGTCCTGCCCTCGCGGCTTTCCCAGCGTCCGGGGTACGCCGAGCGGTTCCTGGCCGAGGCCCACCGCGCCGCCGAGCTCGAGCACCCCAACATCGTCATGATCCACGACGTGGGCACCGACGCCGGGCGCAGCTACTTCGTGATGAACCTCCTCGCGGGCGAGAGCCTGGAGCACCTGATCGCCAAATCGGCCGTCTCCACCAAGGACGGCCTTCAGTACGTCATCCAGCTCGTCCGGGCGCTCGGGTTCGCCCACTCGCGGGGGGTGGTCCACTGCGACGTGAAGCCGGGCAACGTGCTCATCGGATCCGACGGCCACGTCACCCTTCTGGACTTCGGCATCGCCAAGACGGCCGCCATCCAGGAGAACACGGCCATCGGCACGCCGGAGTACATGAGCCCGGAGCAGTGCCAGGGGCACAACGTGGACGCCCGCTCCGACATCTACTCCATGGGCATCCTCATGTACAAGCTCTTCACCCGGCGCCTGCCCTTCACCGCCGACAAGAAGATAGCCGTCGCCTTCAAGCAGATAAACGAGCCGCCCATCCCGCCCCGGATGCTCAACTCGGACATCCCCGAGTGGCTCGAGAAGATAATGCTCAAGTGCCTGGAGAAGAACCCGGAGGATCGCTACCAGACGACCTCGGAGCTGGCGAACGAGATGGACGCGGGCCTGCGCGTCATCTACGCCGAGGAGAAGGACCGGCGGCTGCGGGGGGAAAAGGAGGTTCTGGGCCCGGGGGAGAAGTGGCGCTACCGGAAGCGGCTCGTGGTGGGGATTTTCCTGGGCGCGCTGGGGCTCGGCGCCCTCGTCTGGGGGACCATCGCCACCATCAACTGGTTCGAGCTGCAGAACAACGAGGGGGACGAGAACCAGATCATTGCCGGGTCGGAGTACACCGTGGCCGAGAACGAGGTCATCATAAACATCATCAGCCGCCCGACCGAGGCCACCGTCTTTATCAACGACCGCCGCTTCGGCAACACCCCCCTGAAGACCCGCCTCCAGCGCGGCCGGTCCTACACACTCCGCTTCGAGAAGTACGAGTACAACACCCTGGAAACCGAGTTCACCCCCGGCGAGGGCGACATCGTCTCCTTCGAGGTGGAGCTCAACGTGTCCACCTACGGCTGGCTGAACCTGGTGGGCCCGGAGGGCGCCGACGTCTGGATTGACGATATCTACATCGGCAAGCTGCCCAAGGGCAGGCTCCAGCTCCTGTCGGGCGAGCACAAGCTGAAGGTGGCCACCCAGGGCGGGCTCATAAGCCGCGAGTTCTACGTGCCCAAGGACAGGGTGGTGACCATCATCGCCGGCGCCGACAGCACATCCAAGCCGCCCGCCGAGGTCGGCGAGCTCATGGACATCGAGCAGGCCGAGGACATCCTGATGGGCGGCGGTGGAGATTAG